GTCCTCCCGGTCGCTCGCCGACGGTCTCGCGTCCGGGGCCGCCCAGGTGCCCGCCGTCGGAGGGGACGACGCCGAGCGGCTCGCCGACGTCGTGACCGAGCCCGTGGCGGTGAGCGAGATCGCCGGGTCCGAGGCGGACGGGTGGCTCGCCGCGACGGTCACCGCGGTGGTGCTCTGGCTGGGGGCCGTCACGGTGGCGCTGGTCGGACGGCGCCCGGGCCGACGGGAGCTCGACGCCCCGGTGCGGACCCGGCGCCTGGTCCGCCGCGTGCTCGCGCCCCGGGCGCTGGTGGCGGCGGTCGCGACGCTGGCGTGCACCGCGACCCTCGCGGTCGGCGGCGCGTCCGTCGCGGAGCCGCTGCCCTTCGCCGGCCTGGCGCTGCTGGGCGGCCTCGCGTTCACGCTGCTCGCCTCGGGCGCGGTGACCGCGCTCCCGCGGGCGGGCGTGCCGGCGCTCGCCGTCCTCACCGTGCTGGAGATCGCCGCGGTGGGCGGCCTGGTACCCCTGGAGACCGCCCCGGCCCCGCTCGCCGCGCTGCACGGGCTGCTGCCCCTGGGCGCGTTCGCCGACGCGGCCGCCGCGCTCGCCACCGGCGGTGCCGGCGGGTCCGGCGTCGCCCTCGGCACCGACCTGGCCGTGCTGGTGGCGTGGGGTGCGGCCGGCCTCGCGCTCGCTGCCGCGGGCATCCGCCGGCAGCGCCTCGTCCCGGTGCCCGTGGTCCCCGCCGTGCCCGCTCCGCGGCCGCCCGTCCTCACGCCCGCGGCCTGACGGGCGTGCGAGGCTGACGCCATGGCCCCCCGCGTGCTGGTCGTGGACGACGACCCCGAGATCCGGGAGATGCTCGCGTCGACCCTGGACTTCGCCGGGTTCGTGGTCGACGTCGCGGCGGGCGCCACGGAGGCGCTCGCGGCCCTGCGCGCGCAGCGGCCGGACGTGCTGGTGCTGGACGTGTCCATGCCCGGCACCGACGGGTTCGAGCTCGTCCAGCTCGTCCGGCGGCGCGACGCCGGGCTGCCCGTGCTGTTCCTGTCCGCCCGGGACACCGTCGACGACCGCGTGCGGGGCCTGCGGCTGGGCGCCGACGACTACGTGACGAAGCCGTTCAGCGCGGTCGAGGTGGTCGCCCGGCTGGACGCGCTGCTGCGCCGGGGGTCCGTGGTGCAGCCCGACGACGACGTGCTGCGGTGCGCCGACCTGGAGCTCGACCGCGCCCACCACCTCGTGCGCCGCGCCGGCGAGACGGTCGACCTCTCGCCGACCGAGTTCCGGCTGCTCGAGCTGCTGCTGGAGCAGCGCGGCCGGGTGCTGTCGAAGGGCCAGATCATGGCCGCCGTCTGGCAGTACGACTTCGGGGGCGACGGCAACGTCGTGGAGCGCTTCGTGTCGAACCTGCGGCGCAAGGTCGACGACGGGCACGCCCCCCTCATCCGGACCGTCCGCGGCTTCGGCTACGCGGTGCGCGACCCCTCGGCCGCATGAGGGTCCGCTCGATCCGGGCGCGGCTGACGCTGACGCTGTCCCTCGTCACGTCGCTCGCGATCGTCCTGTCGGCGGTCATCGGGTTCTCGCTGGCCTCCCACCAGCTCGACCAGCGCGACCGGCGCTCGCTCGAGGACGCCGCCGCGCGCGTGCTCGGCAGCCTGCGCGCCGCCGGCGGGGCGGACCTGACCCGCGACCGGCTGGGCGACGCCGTCGGCCACCAGCTCGGCGTCGTGCTCGTCGACGCCTCCGGGGACGTCCTCACCTCGGTGCCGCCGCTGGGTGCCGACCCGGCGACGGTCGCCGCCGTCGAGTCCTCCGAGCCCGTCGAGGTCGCCTCCGGGGACATCGCGGCCGCGGTCGACACCGCGGGCCTCCTCACCTACGCGGTGGACGGCAGTCCCGTCGAGGTCGACCGGGTGGTGCTGGTCTCCGACGGCGGGCAGCGCCGCGCCACGCTCGCGACGAT
This is a stretch of genomic DNA from Cellulomonas sp. ES6. It encodes these proteins:
- a CDS encoding response regulator transcription factor; its protein translation is MAPRVLVVDDDPEIREMLASTLDFAGFVVDVAAGATEALAALRAQRPDVLVLDVSMPGTDGFELVQLVRRRDAGLPVLFLSARDTVDDRVRGLRLGADDYVTKPFSAVEVVARLDALLRRGSVVQPDDDVLRCADLELDRAHHLVRRAGETVDLSPTEFRLLELLLEQRGRVLSKGQIMAAVWQYDFGGDGNVVERFVSNLRRKVDDGHAPLIRTVRGFGYAVRDPSAA